From one Eisenibacter elegans DSM 3317 genomic stretch:
- a CDS encoding TolC family protein, which produces MKLYIYQILGLVGLFWLGLAARPLQAQFGDDAAALSSFNLQECIAYAMEHSEQLRIQNIEVYISSQTVRESASMGLPQINVELGTNYNAIIQKAFLPAAIINPAAPEGEFVAVEFQPRMTGQAAITLSQLVFDMSYFIGLEAARTFKKLSQKQMAQTKTEIAQNVALAYYGLMVANERITLLNQNYQRVDSLLRETRALYQNGFVEKIDVDRTEVTFNNLRTERQKAQRLIGLASQVLKFQMGMPLKDSISIEDKLGDLTLDENLLAEQVDFRNRPEYEVLQIQRELAALDVRYKRSQSYPSLRAFATYGYNSGVPNVGELFNGNRWFNYGIVGLTLNIPILTGFRNGAQTQKSRLELEKIDWAYRQLERVANFEAAQAHTELRNALDDLQAQKANMELASEVGRVARLKYQNGVGTNLEVLDAETSYKEAETNYYNAVYNALVASVNLKKALGTLYTEDQNDN; this is translated from the coding sequence ATGAAACTATACATTTATCAGATTCTCGGTTTAGTGGGGCTTTTTTGGCTCGGTTTAGCAGCCCGCCCCTTACAGGCTCAATTTGGCGACGATGCCGCAGCGCTCTCGTCTTTCAACCTCCAAGAGTGTATTGCCTATGCGATGGAACACTCGGAGCAGTTACGCATCCAGAACATCGAAGTATATATCTCCTCACAAACTGTGCGGGAAAGCGCTTCGATGGGCTTGCCACAAATCAATGTGGAACTTGGTACCAACTACAACGCCATCATTCAGAAGGCGTTCTTACCGGCGGCCATCATCAACCCTGCCGCGCCCGAAGGCGAGTTTGTCGCCGTAGAGTTTCAGCCTCGTATGACAGGGCAGGCCGCTATTACACTCTCACAGTTGGTCTTTGATATGTCGTATTTTATTGGTTTGGAAGCCGCCCGGACGTTCAAGAAGCTGTCACAAAAGCAGATGGCTCAAACCAAGACTGAAATCGCACAGAACGTAGCCCTCGCCTATTATGGGCTGATGGTGGCCAACGAACGGATTACTTTGCTGAATCAAAACTACCAACGCGTCGACTCGCTCCTGCGCGAAACGAGGGCGCTCTACCAAAATGGGTTTGTTGAAAAAATTGATGTCGACCGCACCGAGGTAACCTTCAACAACTTGCGTACTGAGCGCCAAAAAGCCCAACGCCTGATTGGCTTGGCTTCACAAGTGCTCAAGTTTCAGATGGGAATGCCGCTCAAAGACTCTATCAGCATAGAAGACAAGCTCGGCGACCTCACCCTCGACGAAAATCTGCTGGCCGAACAAGTAGACTTCCGCAACCGCCCCGAATATGAGGTATTGCAAATCCAGCGTGAGCTGGCTGCGCTCGACGTGCGCTACAAACGCTCTCAAAGTTATCCCTCGCTGCGCGCTTTTGCAACCTATGGCTACAACTCTGGGGTGCCCAATGTGGGAGAACTATTCAATGGCAACCGCTGGTTTAACTATGGAATCGTTGGGCTGACACTCAATATCCCCATACTGACAGGCTTCCGCAATGGCGCTCAAACCCAAAAATCTAGGCTGGAGCTTGAGAAAATCGACTGGGCCTATCGTCAGTTGGAGCGTGTGGCCAATTTTGAAGCAGCTCAAGCCCATACCGAGTTACGCAACGCCCTTGATGACCTCCAAGCCCAAAAAGCCAATATGGAACTGGCCTCCGAAGTAGGCCGAGTGGCGCGCCTCAAATACCAAAATGGAGTCGGTACCAACCTCGAAGTGCTCGACGCAGAGACTTCGTACAAAGAAGCCGAAACCAATTATTATAATGCCGTTTACAATGCCTTAGTGGCTTCGGTAAACCTCAAAAAAGCCCTCGGCACGCTTTATACCGAAGACCAAAACGATAATTAG
- a CDS encoding PAS domain-containing hybrid sensor histidine kinase/response regulator has translation MTDSRFSPFYLEKTKQQTRQLANTMERYLVAQPLESAPSAEVWWQGVYELLAQSSVAEDTCWALLSEQGLVLGLNSALAGYLGQPAEAWEGKPLARLAANPLWRKGARLLPRWMRRHKGTLVWLETLPDNRVRRWECSPIYVSKDTSITYLQIIGYTLGLSIAPEQTYEAAQDLFEIAQEGILLYDQQGKILTLNQAAEHITGYSKDALVTRPIGQLISPKTAQRQRRIYRKDNQKYIALEIKHGGAAKKYVEASLRPYRYGDALVNLVTFWDITEQEHTLEQLRQNEERYRLLVENASDLIYKVDVQGRCTYTNPAIQKILGYQEEEFLGVENIFTLLREDYLLFIQGFYKEQLQQGRSNTYIELPFYHKEKRRTVWLGQSAHLTYDADKQPYFQMLARDITSRRTVEYELRRAKQTIEESIAEKERFISIVGHEIRTPLQAIMGLTELMLSEEQNPEHVEFLQSILFSANNLVTLIQDLLDFSSLDSGKFKFSQVVFDLPHLFKRLKHGFMLKARENRNDLLIQIDPQVPHHLVGDSARLIQILFNLIGNALKFTKDGHVKVDVRLDSKTDTQAEVVFKIADTGIGIPEDKISRIFDYFTQASPDIFKRYGGSGLGLGITKALIERQNGSIHVQSREGIGSVFTVKLPFEIAPGGVAGEAELPPKRNPEVLQGRRILVAEDNVMNQKIINKLLSKWGIVVDLVDTGAAVADSIQQEAYDLVLLDIQLPIMNGYEVAQQIRTEQLLPQTTSILAMSAASDEETVRRALQSGMNGFIKKPFHVEELKNKLIDTLIHLPLTGNAQGLNGKELVASPSQGSVRYVDFEYLNDLTDGSQELCEEISRIFIENAPQAIEAMRQSLSQEHFEQLRKQAHKARPLFHTIGVHQANELLSEIEGYRQTPPDLAFLSERLEAIAQIYTQVCVELEDWKKNV, from the coding sequence ATGACAGATAGCCGGTTTAGCCCTTTTTACTTGGAAAAAACCAAGCAGCAAACACGCCAGCTTGCCAACACTATGGAGCGCTATTTGGTTGCCCAACCACTAGAGAGCGCTCCTAGCGCTGAGGTGTGGTGGCAAGGTGTGTATGAGCTCTTGGCACAGTCAAGTGTGGCTGAGGATACCTGCTGGGCCTTACTCAGCGAGCAAGGGCTTGTGTTGGGGCTAAATAGCGCCTTGGCCGGCTATCTGGGGCAGCCTGCCGAAGCTTGGGAGGGCAAACCCTTGGCGCGCCTAGCAGCCAACCCTCTTTGGCGCAAAGGAGCACGACTGCTCCCCCGCTGGATGCGCCGCCACAAAGGCACATTGGTATGGCTCGAAACCCTGCCCGACAATCGCGTGCGCCGCTGGGAATGTAGCCCTATCTATGTATCCAAAGACACTTCCATCACTTATCTACAGATTATCGGCTATACCCTAGGGCTGAGCATCGCCCCCGAACAAACATACGAGGCCGCTCAAGACCTTTTTGAGATTGCTCAAGAAGGTATCCTGCTCTACGACCAACAAGGGAAAATCTTGACCCTCAATCAAGCCGCCGAACATATCACTGGCTACAGCAAGGATGCCCTGGTGACACGCCCTATAGGCCAACTTATCAGCCCCAAAACCGCTCAACGCCAACGCCGCATCTACCGGAAAGACAATCAAAAGTATATCGCCCTCGAAATCAAACACGGAGGCGCTGCCAAAAAATATGTTGAGGCCAGCCTACGACCCTATCGCTACGGCGATGCGCTCGTAAACCTAGTTACTTTTTGGGACATTACCGAGCAAGAGCACACCCTAGAGCAACTACGCCAAAACGAAGAGCGCTACCGCCTGTTGGTCGAAAATGCCAGCGACCTTATCTACAAAGTAGATGTACAAGGACGCTGTACCTATACCAATCCGGCTATTCAGAAAATACTCGGCTACCAAGAAGAGGAGTTTCTCGGGGTAGAGAATATCTTTACGCTCTTGCGCGAAGATTACCTGCTTTTTATCCAAGGATTTTATAAAGAGCAACTCCAACAAGGCCGCAGCAATACCTACATAGAGTTGCCCTTTTATCACAAAGAAAAGCGCCGGACTGTATGGCTAGGCCAAAGCGCCCACCTCACCTATGATGCCGACAAGCAGCCTTATTTTCAAATGTTGGCCCGAGACATCACCAGCCGACGTACAGTAGAGTATGAGCTACGGCGTGCCAAACAGACCATCGAAGAATCTATCGCCGAAAAAGAGCGCTTTATCTCTATTGTGGGGCATGAAATACGCACGCCTCTTCAAGCCATTATGGGGCTGACAGAGTTGATGCTCTCCGAAGAACAAAACCCCGAACACGTAGAGTTTTTACAGTCTATTCTCTTTTCGGCCAACAACTTGGTAACGCTTATCCAAGATTTGCTTGACTTCAGCAGTCTTGACTCGGGTAAGTTCAAGTTTTCGCAAGTAGTATTTGATTTGCCACACCTCTTCAAGCGCCTCAAACACGGCTTTATGCTCAAAGCCCGCGAAAACCGCAATGACCTACTGATTCAGATAGACCCACAAGTGCCGCATCATCTCGTGGGCGACTCGGCTAGGCTGATTCAGATTTTGTTCAACCTGATTGGCAATGCACTCAAATTTACCAAAGACGGACACGTCAAGGTCGATGTCCGCCTTGATTCCAAAACTGATACCCAAGCTGAAGTAGTGTTCAAAATAGCAGACACCGGCATTGGTATTCCCGAAGATAAAATCAGCCGCATATTTGATTATTTCACCCAAGCCTCACCCGATATTTTTAAGCGTTATGGCGGTAGTGGGCTAGGCCTAGGCATTACCAAAGCCCTGATAGAGCGCCAAAACGGCAGTATTCACGTCCAAAGCCGCGAAGGAATAGGTAGCGTGTTTACGGTCAAATTGCCTTTTGAAATCGCCCCGGGCGGTGTGGCTGGAGAAGCAGAGCTACCCCCAAAACGCAACCCCGAGGTGCTCCAAGGTAGACGAATCTTGGTTGCAGAAGACAATGTGATGAACCAAAAAATCATCAACAAACTGTTGAGCAAATGGGGGATAGTGGTCGACTTGGTCGATACCGGCGCTGCCGTAGCCGATAGCATCCAGCAAGAGGCTTATGACTTGGTGTTGCTCGATATCCAACTACCGATAATGAACGGATACGAAGTAGCCCAACAAATTCGTACTGAGCAACTGCTGCCCCAAACTACTTCTATCTTGGCCATGTCAGCAGCCTCCGACGAGGAAACAGTCCGCAGAGCCCTGCAATCAGGGATGAATGGTTTTATCAAAAAACCTTTTCACGTAGAAGAACTCAAAAACAAACTGATAGATACGCTCATTCACCTGCCGCTGACCGGCAATGCGCAGGGGCTCAACGGGAAAGAGCTTGTGGCTTCACCAAGCCAAGGCAGTGTCCGATATGTGGATTTTGAATATCTCAATGACCTTACTGACGGAAGCCAAGAGCTGTGTGAGGAAATCAGCCGTATTTTTATAGAAAATGCGCCACAGGCCATTGAAGCAATGCGCCAGAGCCTGAGCCAAGAACACTTTGAGCAACTCCGCAAGCAGGCACACAAGGCCCGCCCGCTTTTCCATACCATTGGGGTACACCAAGCCAACGAATTGCTCAGCGAAATAGAAGGTTATCGCCAAACCCCGCCAGACCTTGCTTTTCTGAGCGAAAGACTCGAAGCCATTGCCCAAATCTACACTCAAGTATGTGTAGAACTGGAGGATTGGAAAAAAAATGTTTAA
- a CDS encoding efflux RND transporter permease subunit: MKNQEEQAQKHQVIKEFGLTSLAVDNRTSVIILALIIGLFGIISYGSMPRESFPEIVIPNIYIGTFYAGNSPSDMENLVTRPIEKELKTITGVKKITSTSIQDYSTIIVEFNPDVAIPKALQDVKDAVDKSKSELPNDLPKDPNVFEISLSDLPIMFINLSGNYDLDQLKRYGEYLEDRIEQLPEISGVDIRGALEREIQIDVDLFAMEDSKVAFSDIEQAVSSENVTISGGNILAEDFRRSIRVTSEFREVAEIEDIIVKSEDGAAVYLRDIATVKDSYKERESYARFNKQPVVTLEVKKRSGENLLNAADQIKSIIEKSQVSALPKDLQISITNDQSREIKSMVSNLENSIISGVILVVGVLLFFMGLRSALFVGVAIPLSMFISFIVLGNAGVTLNIMVLFSLILALGMLVDNGIVVIENIYRLREDGYPLKRAVKEGVGEIAWPIISSTATTVAAFLPLAFWGGILGQFMRFLPITLIIVLSASLFVALVINPAVVMIFSKEGDLEAGKKAITVRRLLTAGAWVLLAIPLYILQATQVVSLPGQYTVPNLMAILGVFLLANMLFLTSAAQSFQDNVLPRLESFYSRIISYAVTGARPYFFLVGTVFLLVFSFVLLGSAGLKVLFFPENEPNYINIFVEKPIGTDIETTNELAKKVESRVIEMMKPYDYMIDAIITQVGEGTSEDGLGGGGGVTPHKAKIAVSFKEFEFRKGKNTSDILEDIRAELKNYPGVQITVAKDRNGPPVGAPVSIEVVGEDYAKLIATATRIRRTVDEAAIPGIEQLKLDLETGKPELIIHVDRDKARRLGLSSASVAMELRTALFGKEVSKFKDGKDDHPIQLRLREDQRHNLEALLNKSVTFRNNRGRIVQIPISTVVDIEYNDAIGSIKRKDLDRVIMITSNVKEGYNPTEIVDKVKDIVGAMSIPEGYTVKFTGEQEEQEKTADFLGKALMLAVFMVFLIIVTQFNSLTAPVVIISSIIFSTIGVFLGLVIFQMDFVVLMTGIGIISLAGVVVNNAIVLIDYTNLLRSRRKAELGIDEEDPLPYDEFLACIVEAGKKRLRPVLLTAITTILGLIPLAIGLNIDFIGLLAKFDANIYFGGDNAAFWGPMAWTVIFGLSFATFLTLVVVPVMYLLTAKLTRKTPKHRTPSVQVATSTNGAEKTAKVADTYVS, translated from the coding sequence ATGAAAAATCAAGAAGAACAAGCGCAGAAGCACCAAGTAATCAAGGAATTTGGTCTCACCTCCCTTGCCGTAGATAATCGCACCAGTGTGATTATCTTGGCCCTAATCATCGGGTTGTTTGGTATCATTTCTTATGGTTCTATGCCCCGCGAGAGCTTTCCCGAGATTGTGATTCCGAATATCTACATCGGCACTTTCTATGCAGGAAACTCCCCCAGCGATATGGAAAACCTCGTAACCCGCCCCATAGAGAAAGAGCTGAAGACCATCACCGGTGTCAAAAAAATCACTTCTACCTCTATTCAGGATTACTCGACCATCATCGTAGAGTTTAACCCGGATGTCGCCATACCCAAGGCCCTTCAGGATGTGAAGGATGCCGTTGATAAGTCTAAAAGCGAGCTGCCTAATGACTTACCCAAAGACCCTAACGTATTTGAGATTAGCTTGTCAGACTTGCCCATTATGTTTATCAACCTATCGGGCAACTATGACCTTGACCAGCTCAAACGCTATGGAGAATACCTCGAAGACCGCATCGAGCAGCTGCCCGAAATTTCGGGTGTAGATATTCGCGGTGCCTTAGAGCGCGAAATCCAGATTGATGTAGATCTCTTTGCGATGGAAGACAGCAAGGTGGCCTTTAGTGACATCGAACAGGCCGTCAGCAGCGAAAACGTAACCATCTCTGGAGGGAATATCCTAGCCGAAGACTTCCGCCGTTCTATCCGTGTTACGAGTGAATTTAGAGAAGTAGCTGAAATAGAAGACATTATCGTAAAAAGTGAAGATGGTGCAGCCGTATATCTTCGCGATATTGCCACTGTAAAAGACAGCTATAAGGAGCGCGAAAGCTATGCCCGTTTCAACAAGCAGCCTGTGGTTACGCTTGAAGTAAAGAAGCGTAGTGGCGAAAACCTCCTCAATGCCGCAGACCAAATCAAGAGTATCATCGAAAAATCACAGGTTTCGGCTTTGCCCAAAGATTTACAAATCAGCATTACCAACGACCAATCTCGCGAAATCAAGTCGATGGTCAGCAACCTAGAAAACAGCATTATCTCTGGGGTTATCCTAGTAGTAGGGGTCTTGCTTTTCTTTATGGGTTTGCGCAGTGCCTTGTTTGTGGGGGTAGCCATCCCATTGTCAATGTTTATTTCCTTTATTGTCTTGGGCAATGCCGGTGTTACGCTCAACATTATGGTGTTGTTCTCGTTGATTCTGGCCTTAGGAATGTTGGTAGATAACGGCATTGTGGTGATTGAAAACATCTACCGCCTCCGCGAAGACGGCTACCCGCTCAAGCGTGCCGTCAAAGAAGGGGTAGGCGAAATCGCTTGGCCTATCATCAGCTCTACTGCCACAACAGTGGCGGCCTTCTTGCCTTTGGCGTTTTGGGGGGGGATTTTAGGGCAATTTATGCGCTTCTTGCCCATTACACTGATTATCGTATTGTCGGCATCCTTATTTGTGGCCTTGGTGATTAACCCTGCCGTCGTGATGATATTCTCCAAAGAGGGCGACCTCGAAGCCGGTAAAAAGGCCATTACGGTACGCCGACTGCTTACGGCCGGTGCTTGGGTGTTGTTGGCTATTCCGCTGTACATATTACAAGCCACACAGGTGGTGTCCTTACCAGGGCAATATACTGTGCCCAACTTGATGGCGATCTTGGGGGTGTTCCTATTGGCCAATATGCTCTTCTTGACTAGTGCTGCGCAGTCTTTCCAAGACAATGTACTCCCAAGATTAGAAAGTTTTTACTCCCGCATCATCAGTTATGCTGTTACGGGTGCGCGCCCCTACTTCTTCTTGGTCGGCACGGTATTTCTCTTGGTATTCTCCTTTGTGCTCCTTGGCAGCGCCGGGCTGAAAGTGCTCTTTTTCCCCGAAAATGAGCCCAACTACATCAATATTTTTGTGGAAAAACCCATCGGTACCGATATCGAAACTACCAATGAGTTGGCCAAGAAGGTAGAAAGCCGCGTCATTGAGATGATGAAGCCCTACGACTATATGATTGATGCCATCATTACCCAAGTAGGCGAAGGCACCTCAGAAGACGGTCTTGGCGGCGGCGGCGGCGTAACGCCACACAAAGCCAAAATAGCGGTCTCGTTTAAGGAATTCGAGTTCCGAAAAGGCAAGAATACTTCTGATATTTTGGAGGATATTCGGGCAGAGTTGAAAAACTACCCCGGAGTACAAATCACCGTAGCCAAAGACCGCAACGGCCCGCCTGTAGGCGCACCTGTGAGTATCGAAGTAGTAGGTGAAGATTATGCCAAGCTGATTGCTACCGCTACCCGCATCCGTCGTACTGTCGATGAGGCGGCCATCCCCGGTATTGAGCAGCTCAAGCTCGACCTCGAAACCGGCAAGCCTGAACTCATTATCCACGTAGACCGCGACAAAGCCCGCCGGCTTGGCCTTTCGAGCGCCTCAGTGGCAATGGAATTGCGTACGGCGCTCTTTGGCAAGGAAGTCTCTAAGTTTAAAGACGGCAAAGACGACCACCCCATCCAGCTGCGCCTCCGCGAAGACCAACGCCACAACCTCGAAGCCCTGCTCAACAAATCGGTAACCTTCCGCAACAACAGAGGGCGTATTGTGCAGATTCCTATCAGCACCGTAGTCGATATTGAGTATAATGATGCCATCGGCTCTATCAAACGCAAAGATCTCGACCGTGTGATTATGATTACTTCTAACGTAAAAGAAGGCTATAATCCGACCGAAATCGTCGATAAGGTCAAAGACATCGTTGGCGCAATGAGCATCCCCGAAGGTTATACGGTCAAGTTTACGGGAGAACAAGAAGAACAAGAGAAAACAGCTGACTTCTTGGGCAAGGCCTTGATGTTGGCCGTATTTATGGTGTTTCTCATCATCGTTACCCAGTTCAACTCACTCACTGCCCCAGTGGTCATCATCAGCTCTATTATATTCAGTACCATCGGAGTGTTCTTAGGCTTGGTGATTTTCCAAATGGACTTTGTAGTCTTGATGACTGGTATCGGTATCATCTCGCTGGCCGGGGTAGTGGTGAACAATGCCATCGTATTGATTGACTACACCAACCTATTGCGCAGCCGCCGCAAAGCCGAGTTGGGTATAGACGAAGAAGACCCGCTGCCTTATGACGAGTTCTTGGCCTGTATTGTCGAAGCCGGCAAAAAACGCCTCCGTCCTGTATTGCTCACTGCCATCACTACCATTCTAGGGCTGATTCCCTTGGCCATCGGCTTGAACATCGACTTCATAGGCCTGTTGGCTAAGTTTGATGCCAATATCTATTTTGGTGGAGACAATGCCGCCTTCTGGGGGCCTATGGCTTGGACGGTGATTTTCGGGCTTAGCTTTGCTACCTTCCTGACCTTGGTCGTGGTGCCGGTGATGTACCTGCTTACTGCCAAGCTGACCCGCAAAACACCCAAACACCGCACTCCTAGCGTACAGGTTGCTACGAGCACCAATGGCGCTGAAAAAACAGCCAAAGTAGCCGATACATACGTTTCATAA
- a CDS encoding CCA tRNA nucleotidyltransferase has translation MEFAQTLHQNPLFAVIAASARTLGVETYLVGGFVRDLLLKRPSKDIDVVCVGSGIDLANHVAIQLGQEGKVNIFKRFGTAMLRADDWEIEFVGARKESYNPDSRKPMVEDGTLEDDQKRRDFTINALAISLQEHNYGQLIDPFDGLQDLQRKMLRTPLDPGITFSDDPLRMMRAARFATQLGFDIEGNTFEAISQYKERISIVSQERITDELNKIIAADKPSYGFKLLYYAGVLELIFPELVALQGVETVDGKGHKDNFFHTLQVLDNVAEVSDDLWLRWAAILHDIAKPATKRFDKRHGWTFHGHEDKGARMVPGIFKRMRLPLDAKMRFVQKLVRLHLRPIPLFRDEITDSALRRLLFDTGEDLEALMMLCRADITSKNNDKVKKYLKNFDIVEKKLQEIEEKDKLRNFQPVITGEIIMETFQLKPCQQVGLIKQAIREAILDGQIRNEYEEAYAFMLETAQKYDLHPINAS, from the coding sequence ATGGAATTTGCCCAAACACTACATCAAAACCCGCTCTTCGCTGTCATTGCCGCTAGCGCCCGTACGCTCGGAGTAGAGACATACTTGGTAGGCGGCTTTGTACGTGATTTGCTTTTAAAACGCCCCTCAAAAGACATAGACGTGGTTTGTGTGGGAAGTGGAATTGACTTGGCCAATCACGTAGCCATACAACTAGGCCAAGAAGGAAAGGTCAATATTTTCAAACGATTTGGCACGGCCATGCTGCGCGCCGATGACTGGGAGATAGAGTTTGTGGGTGCTCGCAAAGAGTCATATAACCCTGACTCCCGCAAACCTATGGTCGAAGACGGTACTTTGGAAGACGATCAAAAACGCCGAGATTTCACCATCAATGCGCTGGCTATCAGTCTGCAAGAGCATAACTATGGCCAGCTTATAGACCCCTTCGACGGATTGCAGGACTTGCAACGCAAGATGCTTCGTACACCGCTTGACCCGGGCATTACTTTTTCTGATGACCCCTTGCGGATGATGCGTGCCGCACGCTTTGCCACACAGCTTGGCTTTGATATCGAAGGAAATACCTTCGAAGCTATCAGCCAATACAAAGAACGTATCAGTATCGTATCACAAGAACGGATTACTGACGAACTAAATAAAATCATTGCCGCCGACAAGCCCTCATACGGCTTCAAGTTGCTTTATTATGCCGGCGTTTTGGAGCTGATTTTTCCTGAGCTTGTCGCCTTACAAGGGGTAGAAACTGTTGATGGCAAAGGGCATAAAGACAATTTTTTTCATACCCTACAAGTGCTCGACAACGTCGCCGAGGTATCAGATGATCTTTGGCTACGATGGGCGGCTATCTTACATGATATCGCCAAGCCTGCCACCAAACGCTTCGATAAGCGCCACGGCTGGACTTTCCACGGGCACGAAGACAAAGGGGCGCGAATGGTGCCCGGAATCTTCAAACGCATGCGTCTCCCCCTCGATGCCAAAATGCGCTTCGTACAAAAACTCGTACGCCTACATCTCAGGCCTATTCCACTGTTTCGGGACGAAATCACGGACTCGGCGCTCCGCCGACTGCTCTTTGATACCGGCGAGGACTTAGAAGCGCTGATGATGCTCTGTCGAGCAGATATTACTTCCAAAAACAATGATAAAGTCAAAAAATATCTCAAAAATTTTGACATTGTAGAGAAAAAATTACAAGAGATTGAAGAAAAGGATAAGCTGCGCAATTTCCAGCCTGTTATTACAGGCGAAATCATTATGGAAACTTTTCAACTCAAACCCTGTCAACAGGTAGGGTTGATCAAGCAAGCTATCCGAGAAGCCATCTTAGACGGCCAAATCCGTAATGAGTATGAAGAAGCTTATGCGTTTATGTTAGAAACGGCTCAAAAGTATGATTTACACCCCATAAACGCTTCCTGA
- a CDS encoding efflux RND transporter periplasmic adaptor subunit, translating to MPYTLLSMPMKTMQVLKKYPLLLSLAFLAACGGGANDLESKKNQLRDKKKALEQLQAEISQLERDIVALDPSFKLSADNSTLVSVIQLSKGDFVRYNEARGRVETDQNVMVTPETAGVIKQILVREGQSVGAGQILVTQDSEVLQRSMNEVTTALELANVTYERQAKLWEQNIGTELQYLQAKNQKERLEKQLQTLKAQVNMTAVKAPFSGVVDEIIAKVGEAASPGVPLLRLVSLSNMRVNADVPESLLGKVKVGDKVRVSFPSIKREVDGQVVVVGQIINPDSRSFRIEVAVGNVDNLLKPDLLAVVKIQDETKPDVIIIPTNLIQREGGQEFVYIAAQDDQKQPIAKKVMVERGETYDNKTYLKSGLKGDEQLIEKGFRDVTDGAAIKIGS from the coding sequence ATGCCATATACCCTCTTGTCGATGCCTATGAAAACGATGCAAGTACTTAAAAAATATCCCCTACTCTTGAGCCTGGCGTTCTTGGCCGCCTGCGGCGGTGGCGCAAATGACCTTGAGAGTAAGAAAAATCAACTCCGTGATAAGAAAAAAGCGCTCGAACAACTTCAGGCCGAAATCAGCCAGCTAGAGCGCGACATAGTCGCCCTAGACCCTAGCTTCAAATTGAGTGCAGACAATAGCACGCTCGTCAGTGTGATACAGCTGAGCAAGGGCGATTTTGTGCGCTACAACGAAGCCCGTGGGCGTGTCGAAACCGACCAAAATGTCATGGTAACCCCCGAAACCGCCGGAGTCATCAAACAGATTCTTGTGCGCGAAGGGCAGTCTGTAGGCGCGGGTCAAATACTCGTTACGCAAGACAGCGAAGTGCTCCAACGCTCTATGAATGAAGTAACAACCGCCCTAGAGTTGGCCAACGTAACCTATGAGCGCCAAGCCAAGCTCTGGGAACAAAACATCGGCACTGAGCTACAATACCTCCAAGCCAAAAACCAAAAAGAGCGCCTCGAAAAACAGCTCCAAACCCTCAAAGCACAGGTCAATATGACGGCTGTCAAAGCCCCGTTTTCGGGAGTGGTAGATGAGATCATCGCCAAAGTAGGTGAGGCCGCTTCCCCTGGTGTACCCTTGTTGCGTTTGGTAAGCCTGAGCAATATGCGTGTCAATGCGGATGTACCCGAAAGCCTCTTAGGCAAAGTAAAAGTAGGGGATAAAGTTCGGGTATCTTTCCCTTCTATCAAACGAGAAGTGGATGGACAGGTGGTTGTAGTAGGGCAAATCATCAACCCCGACAGCCGCTCGTTTCGTATCGAAGTAGCCGTAGGCAATGTGGATAACCTGCTTAAGCCGGACTTGCTGGCCGTGGTGAAGATTCAGGACGAAACCAAGCCCGATGTTATCATCATCCCTACCAATCTCATCCAGCGCGAAGGCGGCCAAGAGTTTGTATATATCGCCGCCCAAGATGACCAAAAACAGCCGATTGCCAAAAAGGTGATGGTTGAGCGTGGAGAAACCTACGACAACAAGACCTATCTCAAAAGTGGCCTCAAGGGAGATGAGCAGCTGATTGAGAAAGGGTTTAGAGATGTAACTGATGGAGCCGCTATCAAAATCGGCAGCTAA
- a CDS encoding TetR/AcrR family transcriptional regulator, whose protein sequence is MDTKEKILQTAEELFMRYGTRSVTMDDIAKELGMSKKTIYQFFKDKDAIVQLIMSRVFEEERQQLYKIEAESADPIEAVLKIAEVTGERIRNINPIVLYDLQKYHSQVWDEYNSFCEQDARASVVRNLKRGIEQGLYRSNLDPEVMATLHLVCMDAIFDQNITDSISHKKYDLGDLSTMVIEHFLRGIVTLEGFQLLEQYQQRKTHTTQP, encoded by the coding sequence TTGGATACTAAAGAAAAAATACTCCAAACCGCCGAAGAGTTGTTTATGCGCTATGGAACGCGCAGTGTTACGATGGATGATATCGCCAAGGAGTTGGGAATGTCTAAAAAGACAATATATCAGTTTTTTAAAGACAAAGACGCTATCGTTCAGCTGATTATGAGCCGTGTTTTTGAAGAAGAGCGTCAACAATTGTACAAAATAGAGGCCGAATCAGCTGACCCTATTGAGGCTGTATTGAAGATTGCCGAAGTAACAGGGGAGCGCATTCGCAATATCAACCCTATTGTGCTCTATGACTTACAAAAGTACCATAGTCAAGTCTGGGACGAGTACAATAGCTTCTGTGAGCAAGATGCACGCGCCTCGGTTGTGCGTAACCTCAAAAGAGGGATAGAGCAAGGACTTTATCGGTCTAACCTAGACCCTGAGGTGATGGCTACGCTGCATTTGGTGTGTATGGATGCCATTTTTGACCAAAATATCACCGATAGTATTTCGCATAAAAAATACGACTTGGGCGATTTAAGCACGATGGTTATCGAGCATTTTTTGCGGGGTATCGTCACCCTCGAAGGATTTCAACTTTTAGAACAGTACCAACAACGAAAAACTCATACAACCCAACCCTAA